The Penaeus chinensis breed Huanghai No. 1 chromosome 39, ASM1920278v2, whole genome shotgun sequence genome has a segment encoding these proteins:
- the LOC125046763 gene encoding A-agglutinin anchorage subunit-like: MMSMEMSDDNGLLSGRRSGRMINFWRSRTGMERVLVVVTAVLGIMVFGFIIGVASLNKTIHRDEATISQLSRALASCEAQLSTTSVSPVSTTSVSPVSTTSVSPVSTTSVSPVSTATVSPVSTPTTDITAASTTAATSSTAATTAATTSIQSTSSSTSTSTAPSPSSSTTSSTSSSTSTPTTPSNSSTTASTTPTIQSTSSSTASTTPSTSSTTPSTSSTIPSTSSTSPVPDTTDQSTDATTF, encoded by the exons ATGATGTCGATGGAAATGAGTGATGACAATGGCCTTCTCTCCGGCAGAAG GTCAGGGAGAATGATCAACTTCTGGCGCTCGAGGACGGGCATGGAGCGGGTGTTGGTGGTCGTGACGGCGGTCCTCGGCATCATGGTGTTCGGATTCATCATTGGCGTCGCGTCGCTTAATAAGACGA TCCATCGAGACGAAGCGACCATCAGCCAGTTAAGCAGAGCACTGGCATCCTGTGAGGCCCAGCTCAGCACCACCTCCGTCAGCCCTGTCAGCACCACCTCAGTCAGCCCTGTCAGCACCACCTCCGTCAGCCCTGTCAGCACCACCTCCGTCAGCCCTGTCAGCACCGCCACAGTCAGCCCTGTCAGCACCCCCACCACGGATATCACCGCCGCATCCACTACAGCCGCAACTTCATCCACCGCAGCCACCACTGCAGCCACCACAAGCATCCAATCCACCTCATCAAGCACATCCACCTCAACCgccccatcaccctcatcatccacCACATCATCCACCTCATCCAGCACATCCACCCCAACCACCCCATCCAACTCATCCACCACAGCATCCACCACCCCAACTATCCAATCCACCTCATCCAGTACAGCATCCACCACcccatccacctcatccaccaccccatccacctcatccaccatcccatccacctcatccacctcacCCGTCCCTGACACCACAGATCAAAGCACTGACGCCACGACATTTTAG